TGGATTTGAAATCATTTCATCCGAATGGAGTCCATGGTAGGCCTCAATATCTCATCATCATGAACTGCTTTTCAGGATTAATCACCaataaaactagaaaatatGTGAcaaaagctttttttttaaatttcttctcCTAGTTAAGTTTAGTCAGCCCACCTACTCAGCCAACATTTCTGTTGAGAGCCGAGACCATTCGGCAGCAGGAGAAATTCTAGCATGCGGCTACCATATGCGGCAACACTCTCACAAAGGGTGGGATCAACGTGAATATGCTGCCGCAGCCGCACTCTAGAGTTCATGCTGCTGTAGGTTTTGTAAACTCAACATGGGAAATGTTTTGGGCACAACAGACTGCTTTTTACCAGTAGTAATGCAGTAATTTGATGCTTTGTCTTGATAGTTGGTGCATACGAAACCATGCATATCTTTCGAATTCAAGGTAAAATTGAAACACGAATTGCTTGCCTTAAAAGTAAATTTTATCCAAAAACATGTTAAACCAATCCATCAGGAGGATTTGAAAGTACATATTCAGGAGTTGAACAATAACAGTGTTTTCTGAGGCGAAGGTGTCGAGCAAAGCGTTTAGAGCCTCGCAAGGTGAGGCGTAAGCCTTCgggtttcttatttttttctctAGTTATAATACCACAGAGGCAAAGGATGAGAGGATGAGAGGATGAGAGGATGAGAGACTACACTAGTACAATATCAACCTTTTGTAGTCTGCTGTAGTGAGCTCAAAGAATGGTAGTTTAACTCGCAGTTTCGAGGGCCGAAGCAAGACGATAAATGATGAACAATGTATGAATTTTTGCCTCAAAAGTCCTGAAACAAATACAGAAACCTATTTAGAAAACCGCAAAtggtttgaaattttgaattacTCAAAAGACCGCTACTAAAACTTTACAAAATCACAGAAACCAATTGTGATGGACAATGGTAAAACAGTAGTTAACAAAACTGTGAGAGAGGAAGGAACACAAGCCAAATAGAAAGAAACGAAGTCCTTTTCGAAGCCTTGGTTATACACACGATTTTTCAAATGAACGAATATACAACTTTGAGCTAACAAAAGACTTCATCATTTACTTAGTTCTCCCTATGCATTTCTTCTACATCTCACTCTGATTCACAGTTCTATTATATACAGCGCGCGCATTGGGAAGGATAGAACCCCCGTCTTCGATTTGGGAAAATTTGATCCTTGGAACCACATCCGGATGCCATATGCTATGAATTAAGTATTTCTTTCATGGTTCTTCAACAACAGTCTCTTTCAGCGAAAAGTCATCAAGGACGTCATTCTGTGAATCAACCTGAAGCTCTTTAAACATAGCCATAACCTGAATCATGGTTGGCCTATGGAATGGCCTGTGATCAAGACATTCAAAGGCAATCCGCAGATACTGGTATAGTTCAGCCTCACCGGATATTTGTGTCAACAACTCGGTGTCCAGTATCTCACTccatctcttctctctctgaaGCAGCTTTGCCCATCCAACCAGATTGTTGTCATCACCAAACGCTGATGGGTCTATAGGCCTTTTACCAGAGAGAAGCTCTAGCAAAATAACGCCATAACTGTAGACATCCCCTTTTGTTGTGCATCGAAAACTCTGGTAGTACTCAGGAGGAACATAACCTGGAGTGCCTGCAAGGGTGCTCACACTGAGATGAGTGTCGAGGGCATTGACCAATCTTGCCATGCCAAAATCAGATACTCTGGCCTCAAAATTTTCATCCAGAAGAACATTGCTAGACTTCATGTCACGGTGGATAATATGAGGTGAGCAACTATGGTGAAGGAATGCTAGACCTCTCGCAGACCCTATGGCAATCTTCTTTCTTGCTGCCCAATCAAGCCTCAAAACCCCTGCCTTAGACTTGTCATGAAGAACAGCCTCCAGACTTCCCCATTTCATGTACTCATACACAAGAAGTCTCTCCTCGCCGATCTTGCAGTACCCCAACAAAGGAACCAGGTTCCGGTGCTTGATTTTCCCAATAGTTTCCATTTCTGCCATAAACTCCCTGTCGCCTTGCCCTGTGACTTGAATAAGCTTCTTAATTGCAACAACACAGCCATCTCCCAGTTTTGCCTTGTAGACCTCGCCAAACCCTCCAGTGCCAATCAAGCTGTCTACACTGAAACCGTTGGTGGCTTCGAGCAGATGGGCGAATGTCAGTTTCCTCAAAGGTTTCTCGAATGTGGCTACGTTGATGCTCAGAGGCTCAGGAACACCGCAAAGTTTCCAGCTGCTGCTGCCGGAAGTTGGAAGGCTTTCGAtatatttctctctcttttcctccTTCTGCTGGCACTTCTTCACCCGATACAGCACTAGCGCTAGTATAAGGATACAGAAGAAAAAGACTGTGGTACCAATTACCATTACTGAGGTCAAAGAATTCTTTTTCCCTCCATCTTTGGAATCTGATGAGTGCCTTTGAGAGCTACATGCCGCCAAGGGTACCCCACAAAGGCCGGAGTTGTTCTCATATCTGGATGCTGGGAAAGTGGTCAGCTGACCTCCGGAAGGGATGACGCCAGTGAGGTTGTTGTTGGACACATCAAGGTCATTCAGAAAAGAGAGTGTCCCCAACGATCCCGGGACATAACCCTGAAGATTGTTGTGAGAGAGATCAAGGACTCCAACTGCTTTCAATCCTCCAAAGCTATCAGGAATGTTTCCGCCTAGCATGTTGTGTCCTATGTTTAGGACCTGCAAGTAGGACAGCGTACCTAAGTTTTCAGGAATGGTTCCGGACAAGGAATTGTAAGACAGATCAAGGAAGATCATGCTGCCATTGCTGGTGAATGTGTAAACTGTCAATCCAGAGTAAATTCTAGTTGACGAGCACGAGTGAACCATAGGAAACTTTTCTAGTGTCTCTGCCCGGATGCCCTCAAACTCAACTAGTCCTCCTGCACCCCTGCAAGATGTCCCCCCCTCATTTCTTACGAATGCAAAATGCTTCCCGGAAACAATCCCGGGAAGGACTAGGCCGGCTTGGTTGGAAAGCTCCGGAGGGATAGAACCGCTTAATTCATTGCTATTTAAATCAAGCCAAATGAGGTTCTCACACTTGCCAAGCTCAGCTGGAATCTGTCCCGAGAGTGAATTGTTGCCCAACTGGAGTATAGCAAGCTTATGGAGATTCCCAATTCCAGACGGGATATCTCCACTGAGGCGGTTGCTAGATAGTGACACCCAAATCATATTGGTGCAGTTGACAATCGACCGCGGAATGGTTCCAGAGATGAGATTGTTGTTGAGAATCAGAGTTTCCAGGTTTCCTCCGTTGATGCAAATGCCTTCTGGGATTTCGCCGGTGAGATTGTTTGCCCACATAACCAAGTCAGAGAGCTTCGGCAAGCTCCAAATTTCTGAAGGAATTGGACCACTCAAATGGTTGAAACTCAGATCAATGGCCTTCAGGTTCTTGCAGTTTCCAAGCTCCGAGGGCACATTCCCGGACAGATCATTGTTGGCTAGAAGCACCTTTTCTAAAACTGATGCAGCATTGGAGGAGCAAAACTCTGAAGGAATGTTCCCAGTGAAGGCGTTCGAACTGAGATCTAGCACTTGAAGTCGCGTGCCATTTGTAAGAGACAGCGGCACAGGACCAGTTATGTTGTTGAATGGCACATAGAGATATCTCAAGCTAGGAAGACTACTTACAACGGTATTGAGGAAATTCCCTGAGAGCTGATTGTGACTGAGATTGAGGCTAACCAATGAAGTGCAGGACAAAAAACTCGAGGGCAACTCTCCAGAGAGAGTGTTATCAGAGATATCGAGTTCCTCAAGAGTCCCACAAGCTTTTCCTAGTTCGGCAGGAATTGCACCCGAAAAACGATTATGACCAAGAAATAGTTGTCTCAATTTCTTCAGATTACCCAACAAAACACCCGGAATTTCATTCTCGAGCTTATTATTCGACAGGTCTAGCGTCTCTAGAGCCTGACAGCTTTCGAAACTCGGAGGAAACTGATCCCCAGAGAGTGCATTATGTGATAGCCTAAGCAAAGTGAGGCTGCTGCACTGCCCGAAATCAAGGGCGGAGAAATTCCCCGAAAAATTGTTGCTTGAGAGATCCAAATACTTGAGAGAAGGTGAAGCCTTTGCAATGAAGCTGTTTGGCAATTTCCCGGAAAAATTGTTGTACGAAAGGTCAAGGGTTGATACATTCTTGCAAGACAAGAAAGAATCGCTCAGCTTTCCGGTGAGCTTGTTGTGTGAAACATTGAGCAGGTTCAGATTGTTGCAAGTCAACCAGTCCGCATTCGAAATCAGATTGTGAGAGATGTCAAGCTGAAGCAGAGAAGCACCAAACCCTAGACCGCCTCCGGGGATTGAATTTCGCGACAAGTTAGCGAAAACAAGGCGGTCGCAGCCCTGAAGAAACGACCGGACTGGAAGCGGTTGGGAGATGTTGTTGGAGGACAAGTCAACAGTTTCAAGCCTGCATGATGTTAAATTGGACACAGAGAGATCAGCACCAGAGAATGAATTGCCCTGTAGGTGGAGTTGCTGGAGGTTCGGCAGGGTGGTGAGACGCGGAAGGTGGAGGTCGCCAATGAGACCGGCGTTGGAGAGGTTGAGGGAGGTGACTGCGCCGTCAGAGGAGCAGGTGATGCCTTTCCATGAGCAGAAAGGAGTGGAAGAATCAGGTTTCCAATCAGATAAGAAGCCCTGGGGATCAGATACAACAGAGGATTGTTTGAATGCATACAACAGCTCCACCAcatcgccgccgccgccgccgccgcttGAAGACAAAGTTCTGGCGCCTGAGGTCGAACTTAGGAGCAGGTGGAAGTGAAAAACAAACATCAACGGAAAGCAAAAGAATCCCATCATTCTTTGTTGTGATCTGAACTTCTAATCTCTCTCCAACATCATCAACCTTTCagaatttcatgaaaaaaaaaaagaatcggTTTAGCGGATTTCTGCAGatggagaaaaataaaaataaaaactatacAATTTCAACACCTAAAACTCAACCAGTTTCTTCATTACAGATCTGAGCTGAAAATCTGAaccctccatttttttttccacacatTTTCTCTAGTGGGGCTTGCTTGGAAGCTgcttaatgaaaaaaaaatttaattggaaaaataaaataaaactcaagaagaaaaaaaaattaaaataaacaaaagggtTGGTGGGATTGGTGTTGGAAATCACTGTCAAGCATCAAACTTTGAAAGAAGAAAATCCATCAGAAAACACAACAATTAAGACATAAGAGCTCGAAAATACCATGAAAAAATAACATgaatgaataatgatagagaaaGATGATGATATTaatggaaaaaaagaaaagtaggGCTTCAACTTAAGGGCAAGTGCTCAGCTATAATGGTCAGTCAGAGATtgtgaagaaaagaaaggggagagagagagagagagataccttGGAGCAGACAGAGTCTCTGGGTACGATGTTCAGATATGTCGGGTCTCTGATAAACATCAAACCAAAGTACAGTAGTAGTACATCCTACAGCATTTCAAATGATATAACCTTAATAATAAtttcttctgttttttctttttctttggtgtTTGACTGATGATTTTtagaacccagaagaagaagcagaaacaCCCCAAAAATGTTTTCTGTGAATGTGACACTCAGAAGTGTCATACGATGAACAAAGGATGAATGGTTCTGTTTGGAAggtgagaaaaaagaaagaaatagaaaGATAAATTGGTTTTGGAAAGGGGAGGGGGAGAGGGAGGAGTTTTTGATGCCTTAGAGGAAGTAAAGTGAGACAGAAAACAAGAATAGAGTACAAGACAAGTTGGTGGGCTAAAGGGggcagaggagagagaaagtctagagagagagagagagagagtaaattGTGGCAGCGATGCCACCCCAGCATTTTTCTCTATTTCTGGGTCCAGTCAAACTTTGGATATGATTCCTcctcctctcctctctctctctggtgtCAATTTTGGGGCTCTTGGGAGAGTTGGAAAATTGGACGGATTCCCCCGCACGTACGTCTCTAAAATGTGAtcgtgattttttttcctttttttaatgtAGAATTAAATTTCTATGTGCAAATATCTGAATAAATTTATTAATGTTTACAATTATGTTAATTGCCCAAAAGGAAATGTTTGCATATGTAAAGCTTTAGGATAAGAGTATTAGAGTAATGCTAGCTAGCTTTctctttgttttacttttttattttattttattttttatgttttattctTATTCTTATATTGTAATGGAGTAGGttgattaaaaatatttatttttgtacagATGACCGAGTAGATTGAAGTCGATATGGACTAACGAAGATAAAAATGACGCAATAGGAATTCATAGATTTGACGTTCGAGCTCCGTGTTGGGTGCATAATACCTTCCCAAAAAAAGCGCGATGTCTTAGTTGAAACTCACTGCTTTGTCGTGATGTATGATAGATTAAAGTCATTCGAGATTGTTTAGACTTGTAAGACCGCATTTTAAAGTTTCTAATAAAAATCGGATTTTTCGTTTTACGTCCAATTTACTTCTTTTACATTCTGTAAGACTTCCCTGAACTTCCCAAGAGTCGACTTAAGTCTATTTAAGCTTTAAGCTACTATTATAATCACCATTCAAGAATTATTCAAATAAACCGTTTGGTTTTCCCAAAATCTGATGGATTCCAAAACCTTGTTCTTCAGGGGCTTATGTTAATATCCATACTTCACTCGTGCTGCGCCATTCAAGATTATCACTACAAAGTATGAAATACAACAAGGTTGGAAAGTGTTTAACCATTTGTTTAACGTTGTGATAACAGCAATAGTCAAAATAGTGAACAGACTTTTTATTTCATAACAGTTACATAAGTTAACCGTTTTTCAGTTGGTTGATTTGTTGGATTGATGTATTTACTTGATAACAATTAGATgagtatataatttttttagtttgtctatttgattttttttaaatgattaatTGAAACATTGACTTTATCTATTTATTTAGTAACAGTTAGATAATTAGATGATTTTCGAGTTTGCTTAATTTGTTTTCTTAGATGAACTTTTAAAGGGGCCTATAAAATGGGCACTTTACAATGTTTTCATGATCATATtaggaggaaaaaaaatatcGGAGTACATAGAAAAATGGACCTAGCGTTCATCTAATGTAATATCACACCTACCACATTTATTAAATATGACCATGTTTTTTGTACTCTTGTTACTTTTTGtccattaatattttttaattcattcaatttgACGATCGAAAATTAAGAGGGacgtgtgagaagtaaaaataggtatGTGGATAATACCACCCTTTATATATGTAGGACTCAATCTATACATAAATGAGTCTACTATGTATTTACAAGAGATGCAATGTAgtgtaattagttttgtttcatCACTGTCACCTTTGTATGTACCATGTACTAATGTAAGCATAATAAGCACCAAGTACAAAGTAGGTTACATTCCTTGGTAGTTTTGAGAACAGAATCTTCAAATGCCAACACAAatagattaaaaataaatttgaaacacTGAATTTACTTATTAAATTTATAACAGTCAAAtgactaaataattttttattgggttttgtttttagaCTAATTTTAGAAAGTGACTTACAGAATAGACAATTTTGTTGATCAAATTACATTGCTaaatgaaaaagataaggaTGAAGATTGGTGGTTCCCTTTTCGGATTAGTTAGTTTTGTTTAATGTTTTGTGTTGCGTCGCTTTGGTGAGTGTTGTGGCCTTGTTGTTCCAGCTATGGCTGTTTTAGCAGTGGCTTATGTGTGCATATGGTGCTTGATTTGTCATGTTTATCGTCTTTTTCGACAAATTATATTGTTTGCACCTAGTTTTTGTGTGTGGGTAGCATGTAGgggttttatttaatttgttgaTTGTGCGAATTTTTCTCCATATCAAGAAATTGATCACTgcataatatgtatatatttgccACCTCTTGTAAATTTAGTTTGCCTGAAATCTTTTTATAGTTGCTtgtcaaaaaaaagaaaaagaaaagaatgaagaTGGCATGAGTAAAAAAAGGAGCTAGCATTCATCACTGTCATTTTTGTATGTGCTGTTGTAAGCATATTAGATACCAAATACAAAGTGAGATATATTCCTTGGTAGTTTTGGAAACACAATCTTCAAATCCCAACACAAatagattaaaaataaaatttagatCGACCCAAAATATAGCAACAAGGTTATACATTTACCAAATCAAAAGACAATTGAGATGTATTAGTTAATGTTGCATAAAGAGGATTTGTCTGTTGTACCTCTCTTTATATTGTTATAGCTtattacaagtttttttttcttgtctcGAACATGTATGCGAATCTAGTGTATTTAAATCTTTTTTCAATATAGAAACCTTTTAACTTTCACTTGggaataaaatatatatgaaacatTTCGGGTTCGTTTGGAGCTTTAAATAGCTGAAACCGTTTTTGgcgaaaatgtttttagaaccaatcatTAGGAAACACTTCAAATGCTTATTAtgaaatctaaaaatattttttttcacaaaacgttttcagtcattttaaaagtgatTCCAAACGAACTTTTCATGATTTACTCAACTTGCGTGATTACTAAGGCCTCTTCATACATTGGCTGTCACATAAATCTAAGTTATGTTGAATAATACTCTACTATTTACGTATAAATAGAGGAGCAAGAAAATAAGCATGAAATCAAGCAAGTGTTTCATACGTAATAACATTGAATAAAATGGCcttaaaaaaactatttttaagACTC
This window of the Malus domestica chromosome 03, GDT2T_hap1 genome carries:
- the LOC103417609 gene encoding receptor-like protein kinase BRI1-like 3, producing MMGFFCFPLMFVFHFHLLLSSTSGARTLSSSGGGGGGDVVELLYAFKQSSVVSDPQGFLSDWKPDSSTPFCSWKGITCSSDGAVTSLNLSNAGLIGDLHLPRLTTLPNLQQLHLQGNSFSGADLSVSNLTSCRLETVDLSSNNISQPLPVRSFLQGCDRLVFANLSRNSIPGGGLGFGASLLQLDISHNLISNADWLTCNNLNLLNVSHNKLTGKLSDSFLSCKNVSTLDLSYNNFSGKLPNSFIAKASPSLKYLDLSSNNFSGNFSALDFGQCSSLTLLRLSHNALSGDQFPPSFESCQALETLDLSNNKLENEIPGVLLGNLKKLRQLFLGHNRFSGAIPAELGKACGTLEELDISDNTLSGELPSSFLSCTSLVSLNLSHNQLSGNFLNTVVSSLPSLRYLYVPFNNITGPVPLSLTNGTRLQVLDLSSNAFTGNIPSEFCSSNAASVLEKVLLANNDLSGNVPSELGNCKNLKAIDLSFNHLSGPIPSEIWSLPKLSDLVMWANNLTGEIPEGICINGGNLETLILNNNLISGTIPRSIVNCTNMIWVSLSSNRLSGDIPSGIGNLHKLAILQLGNNSLSGQIPAELGKCENLIWLDLNSNELSGSIPPELSNQAGLVLPGIVSGKHFAFVRNEGGTSCRGAGGLVEFEGIRAETLEKFPMVHSCSSTRIYSGLTVYTFTSNGSMIFLDLSYNSLSGTIPENLGTLSYLQVLNIGHNMLGGNIPDSFGGLKAVGVLDLSHNNLQGYVPGSLGTLSFLNDLDVSNNNLTGVIPSGGQLTTFPASRYENNSGLCGVPLAACSSQRHSSDSKDGGKKNSLTSVMVIGTTVFFFCILILALVLYRVKKCQQKEEKREKYIESLPTSGSSSWKLCGVPEPLSINVATFEKPLRKLTFAHLLEATNGFSVDSLIGTGGFGEVYKAKLGDGCVVAIKKLIQVTGQGDREFMAEMETIGKIKHRNLVPLLGYCKIGEERLLVYEYMKWGSLEAVLHDKSKAGVLRLDWAARKKIAIGSARGLAFLHHSCSPHIIHRDMKSSNVLLDENFEARVSDFGMARLVNALDTHLSVSTLAGTPGYVPPEYYQSFRCTTKGDVYSYGVILLELLSGKRPIDPSAFGDDNNLVGWAKLLQREKRWSEILDTELLTQISGEAELYQYLRIAFECLDHRPFHRPTMIQVMAMFKELQVDSQNDVLDDFSLKETVVEEP